The genomic window GTCATCCATAGAGAAGCCTTCGGGGATTATCACGCCGTTAGTCAGGGCTACCGGCCTGGCGCCCATCATTGCCAGGTCATTTACCGTGCCGGATATTGATAACCTGCCTATGTCGCCTCCGGGGAAAAAGATAGGCTTAATCACGTGGCTATCCGTCGTCAAAACAATGTATTTGTCCCCGAACGGTATAGCTGCGCCATCGTCCAGGGCTTCGAGCCCGACGCCGCCAGCGTTGTTGTTCTTGATGTTGGCGAATACGCTGCCGATGAGCGACTGCATCATCTCTCCGCCCGCACCGTGTATAAGGCTGACTTTATCCATTATACCTCTATCTCCATATTTTTTAGACTGATGTCTCTACCCGCTATGAGCTTGAGCGTCTTACTGCATTTCGGACACGAGCAAGTGTATTTATCCTCTACAGGCCCTTCATAGCCGCAGCTTTCGCATTTTGCCACTGCCGGGACTTTAACGAGGTTCAGCTTCGATCCTTTCAGCATATTCTCCTCGGTCAGGACCTCATACATGAAGATAAGCTGTTCGGGGTTCACCATGGCCATTTCCCCGACCTCGACGGTGACGCTCAGCACCTGCTTTGCATTGTTCTGCTGAGCCGTGGCTATGGCTGCGTTGATAAGGTCCGTCGCTATGCTTAGCTCGTGCATGTTTACTGTTCCTCGTCCATTTTTGCTATCTCTTCGAGCAACCTTAACGTTTCCAGCGCTTCTTTCTCATCTATTTGCTGAATAGCGAACCCTGTATGGACCAGGACCCAATCATCGACCTTCGGGTTTTCGAGGAGGTCTATTCTTACTTCCTGGGTGAGGCCTCCGAAATCGGCTACCGCTGTATTCTCCTTGATCTCTTTTAATTGAGCAACGACTGCAAGACACATGTGCTTTCATTTCTCCTGTTCGGTCAGGCAAAAACGCCTGATAATGACATTAAAACATGCTGGTAAATATTCTTCTTTGATATTTGCCTGTTCATTCAAATACATTTCTATTAAAATAATTTGCCCTGTGTCGGGAAGGGTTTTACCTCGTCTTACAGTCCCATGTAAGGATGAAGGGGGGATAAGATAACATCGGGTTACTTAATTTTTGCCAAAATAATTATCCCTGATTGAAAAACTAATTTCATTGTGCCATAATTACCTGATTTCCGTGTTTTTACTGTTGTTATATATTGGATAATTGATTTTTAGACATTAAATGGTTATATATTAATAAATTTTATTTATTACTCAATATACAAAATTAAGCAAAGCATCGATCCTATAAAATGACCGGATAACTGTGACGGTGACGATCACCAAGGGTTCGGGCCGGGCATTGACCGGTCCACATCAACGGTAAAGAGGTATCAGTATGAAACGAAATGTGCTAGTAGCGATAATACTTGGATTAATAGTAGTCAGCTCTGTCATCCTTGTTTTCCAGAGCATATTAAATCCGGCCCCTGCAGGAGACTCATCGGGGCCGGACCCCACACCTGCCGCGGCGTCGGATGACGGGAGTTCCGTAAAAGCCGATGTGCTGGAAAAGTTTGACATGTTAAAAGAGATGATCAGTGCCGGGGGATATTCCTTCGGAGGCGCTTCCATTCAGCAGGTCGGAGGGGATGAGGTTGCGATGGTCTACATCTACAGGCCTGTGGCATCTGGCGACACTGCAAGCCTGCTCTTAGCGGGCTATACGGCCCTGTACCCGGTTTTTGACGTTAAAGACCCGCTGCTCGTAGGGCTGGTGGATACCACTGAAAAGATAAATCCCTCGCAATATAAAGTCGACATCTATGCTCTTGAGCGTTCCTCGATAAAATCGTATATGGACGGGGGAGCGACAGCTTCGGAGATCGCGGATAAGGCTATCGTTGTCACTCCGGAGACCCAAAGCCTGAGGGCGTCCGACAGCCCTGTAAATAAGACCCGTATGTCGATAGACCTGGAAGCGGCGTTCAAGGAAAACGATAATGGCTTTGTTGAGCCTCCCGACAGGTCCACTTACGTTACCGAATATATGAATGAGTCCGGATTCGACTCAGTAAAAGTGGCGCCCGGTAACCTGGAGAACGGTGAAAAGATAGTGTCTCTGACTGTCACCACGCCAGGCGGGATGACCAACGAACAAAAATATGATGTCCTGGACGCCTCTCTAAAGGCGCTCTGCGGCGGCTATGGCGATTACGATCGCTTTATGATAAGCCTGATACCGACCGCCGGGACTGACTACTATGTAGTGGATGCCGGGGCAAATCCCGTATTGAACTACATGGACGGCGACATCAGCCAGAGGCAGCTATATAATGCTATCAACCTGACATATTACACCAAATAAACGCTGGTTGTCTGAATAGAAAATATGTGCCCGGGTCTGGTTCAGGCGGGGACCCGGGCATCTATATTATTTTCAATGAGCATGCAAAACCATTATTCTTTTTAGCGGCTTTATTCAGAGTGTGGATAAGCAAGTCACTTTTAATGCCGGCTACGGGGAGAGCAGAAAAGAGTCTCTCTGCTCCAGATGTAAGGGATTCATGGCCTTATGCGGCAAGAAGGTCTGCCCTATCCTCATAAAATCCAAAACCTATCTTGACCTTGAATCCTTAAAGAGCACGAATATCGCCGGTTCGGCGCCTCCGGCAGTATTCGTCGGAAGCTTCGGGTATCCAAAGGTCATCGCAGGCCCGCTCATACCGCCCGTATGCGGGGATACAATGCACATGGACTCGGAACACTGGATCGGCTCCAGCTTTGACGATATTCTCCGGTACCGGTTCCAGCTCGTGAGAAGTAAGTCCGTGATCGATATACACAGCGCGTCGGACCCCTCAGGCATCCTGGAAAAAGTGCAGGAAATGGTGCTTTCGGATAGGTCCGTGGACACCGAGGCATCTTTTGAGAAAAAGCCCGATACAAGGGTAGCATTTTCAGCACGTGAGGCACCATCGGGCCCTTCAGCCTCCCTTAAAGATCTCACCATCGTCGATAACCCTTCAGTCCCGCGTAAAGTGGACAGGGTGACATCCGACACCGACTATAAAGCCGCGCCGGGTGTCGTTGAGCTGTTCGAAAGCGGGGTTGACCAGAGACAGATCACCCGGTTATTCTCGGTGGGACTTCTGGGACAAAAGGAGAACAGGAGGCTGGTGCCCACAGGATGGAGCATAACCGCGGTTGATGATATCGTGGGAAAAGGACTTGCTGACGGCGTAAAATACTATCCTACAATAGACCAGTATATGGTCTTTGGAGCGGAAGCGCTGGCAAATAATGTGAGAATATTATTGACACCCACGACGTGGATGTTCGAAGCGCTTGAGCTCTGGCATATGAGCGCGCCCAACTATCATGTCGACGCAGATTTCGAGTTTTATGAAGGTAGAAAGACCTATGCTTCGAATACGGCGGGAGCTTACTATGCGTCCAGGCTGCCTGTACTGGAATACCTCGATGGTATCCGAAGGCAGGCGGGAGCGATAGCTTTCCTTGAAGTGAAGAATGACTGGATACCGCTGGGAGTGTGGCGGTTCAGGGAACTTGCCAGGGAAGCTATGAACTCGGTCCCGGAGTGCTTTGACACTCTGGACAAGGCTATAAACTCAATATCCTCGAAAATATACACGCCTATGTCGCCATGGCTTAACGCCAGTACGCTTTACAGGTATCTGCGCCAGCAGAAAAGGCTCTTTGATTTCTTTTAATGACTAAAATATCAGGTCATTATCCCGTATAATAGCTGATGGTACGATCCCGGGTGCATACCGGGAATAAAGATTTTTTCCTCCCGGCGGATGGCGGAC from Methanooceanicella nereidis includes these protein-coding regions:
- the hypA gene encoding hydrogenase maturation nickel metallochaperone HypA, with the protein product MHELSIATDLINAAIATAQQNNAKQVLSVTVEVGEMAMVNPEQLIFMYEVLTEENMLKGSKLNLVKVPAVAKCESCGYEGPVEDKYTCSCPKCSKTLKLIAGRDISLKNMEIEV
- a CDS encoding Nre family DNA repair protein, translated to MDKQVTFNAGYGESRKESLCSRCKGFMALCGKKVCPILIKSKTYLDLESLKSTNIAGSAPPAVFVGSFGYPKVIAGPLIPPVCGDTMHMDSEHWIGSSFDDILRYRFQLVRSKSVIDIHSASDPSGILEKVQEMVLSDRSVDTEASFEKKPDTRVAFSAREAPSGPSASLKDLTIVDNPSVPRKVDRVTSDTDYKAAPGVVELFESGVDQRQITRLFSVGLLGQKENRRLVPTGWSITAVDDIVGKGLADGVKYYPTIDQYMVFGAEALANNVRILLTPTTWMFEALELWHMSAPNYHVDADFEFYEGRKTYASNTAGAYYASRLPVLEYLDGIRRQAGAIAFLEVKNDWIPLGVWRFRELAREAMNSVPECFDTLDKAINSISSKIYTPMSPWLNASTLYRYLRQQKRLFDFF
- a CDS encoding HypC/HybG/HupF family hydrogenase formation chaperone, whose protein sequence is MCLAVVAQLKEIKENTAVADFGGLTQEVRIDLLENPKVDDWVLVHTGFAIQQIDEKEALETLRLLEEIAKMDEEQ